The following are encoded in a window of Francisella tularensis subsp. tularensis genomic DNA:
- a CDS encoding choloylglycine hydrolase family protein: MLISQSLACTALTLVKNGQTVSGRTMEWGFNWSWQLIYIPKGTKHYLSAPSNLNLAKISYASKYSIIATGLVNANQEFLVDGQNDQGLSISANYMPGFAEYQKVTNTDKKYASINQISILILSEYANVEQVKQALQQYKVWSDKSTMINGVAPQLHFLITDRNGKGLVVEYIKGEVKLYDVNSNVKVMTNAPTYDWHLINLRNYLNLSNQTTTRVKISDAIDPSQNKDIQDINSLGQGNGFLGLPGDYSPPSRFIKTAILGYYANNKGDNNENLVTKVTHILNNVDITKGTVTEKLGNQTMFDHTAFTVIKDLNNNKLYIKSYNSPNNAMEIDLNTLDQNNSKQFAIDIDKLPYPNNNISANLIT; the protein is encoded by the coding sequence ATGCTAATTTCACAGTCACTTGCATGCACTGCTCTGACATTAGTTAAAAATGGTCAAACCGTTTCTGGTAGAACTATGGAGTGGGGATTTAATTGGAGCTGGCAACTCATTTATATACCCAAAGGAACAAAACACTATCTAAGTGCACCAAGTAATTTAAACTTAGCTAAAATTAGCTATGCCTCTAAATACTCAATAATTGCTACTGGGCTTGTCAATGCTAATCAAGAATTTTTAGTTGATGGCCAGAATGATCAAGGTCTTAGTATTAGTGCAAACTATATGCCAGGATTTGCCGAATATCAAAAAGTAACCAATACAGATAAAAAATATGCCTCTATAAATCAAATTAGTATATTAATCTTAAGCGAGTATGCCAATGTAGAGCAAGTCAAACAAGCTCTACAACAATACAAAGTCTGGTCAGATAAAAGTACTATGATTAATGGAGTTGCGCCACAATTACACTTTTTAATTACTGATAGAAATGGTAAAGGGCTAGTTGTTGAATATATAAAAGGAGAAGTAAAATTATATGATGTCAATTCAAATGTCAAAGTAATGACAAATGCTCCTACTTATGATTGGCATCTTATAAACTTGCGAAATTACTTAAATTTAAGTAATCAAACAACAACTAGAGTGAAAATAAGTGATGCTATAGATCCTTCACAAAACAAAGATATCCAAGATATAAACTCACTTGGTCAGGGTAATGGCTTTTTAGGCTTACCTGGAGACTATTCGCCACCATCAAGATTTATTAAAACGGCAATACTTGGATATTATGCTAATAATAAAGGTGATAATAATGAAAATCTTGTCACTAAAGTTACCCATATCCTTAATAACGTTGATATAACTAAGGGAACAGTTACTGAAAAGCTTGGAAATCAGACAATGTTTGATCATACTGCATTTACAGTAATAAAAGACCTTAACAATAATAAGCTTTATATTAAAAGCTATAATTCCCCTAATAATGCTATGGAAATTGATTTAAATACATTAGATCAAAATAATTCTAAGCAGTTTGCTATCGATATAGACAAGTTACCTTATCCAAATAATAATATATCGGCTAATCTTATCACCTAG
- a CDS encoding IS630 family transposase (programmed frameshift) yields the protein MPSYSQYFRDIVINKYEEGMTEFELSKFFNIDKRTVVSWIEFYKRTGDYSSKQGVDCGRVASFTDKTLIEQYLIDHPDASALDIKEALAPNIPRSTFYDCLNRLGFSFKKKTPKYKQRKEHERLEYIEKLKEIAQNLLFYIDEMGCDNKLSILRGWSLIGEPSYGEVLAYQTQRRSIVAGYNYADKKIIAPLEYSGYTNTEIFNQWFEEHLCPSLKPKTTIVMDNASFHKSSKLIEIANKFDVQILYLPPYSPDLNPIEKVWANFKKIFRKVNNSFEKFCDAISYVFNKILSD from the exons ATGCCATCATATAGCCAATATTTTAGAGACATCGTAATTAATAAATATGAAGAAGGTATGACGGAGTTCGAGCTGAGTAAGTTTTTTAACATAGATAAGCGTACAGTTGTTTCATGGATAGAGTTTTATAAAAGAACCGGAGATTATAGTTCAAAGCAAGGAGTTGATTGTGGCAGAGTCGCTAGCTTTACCGATAAAACATTGATTGAACAGTATTTGATAGATCATCCAGATGCAAGTGCATTAGATATAAAAGAAGCATTAGCCCCTAATATTCCAAGAAGTACATTTTATGATTGTCTTAATAGACTTGGTTTTAGTTTTA AAAAAAAGACTCCAAAATATAAGCAAAGAAAAGAACATGAAAGGTTGGAGTATATAGAAAAACTAAAAGAAATAGCTCAAAACTTGTTATTTTATATAGATGAGATGGGGTGTGACAATAAGCTTTCTATCCTAAGAGGATGGTCACTAATTGGTGAGCCTAGTTATGGTGAGGTTTTAGCATATCAAACACAAAGAAGAAGTATTGTTGCTGGATATAATTATGCAGATAAAAAGATTATAGCTCCATTAGAGTACAGTGGATATACCAATACTGAAATTTTTAATCAATGGTTTGAGGAACACTTATGCCCATCATTAAAACCTAAAACTACTATAGTAATGGATAATGCTAGTTTCCATAAATCCTCTAAGCTGATTGAAATAGCCAATAAATTTGATGTACAAATATTATATCTACCTCCGTATTCTCCAGATTTAAATCCTATTGAAAAGGTTTGGGCTAACTTTAAAAAAATATTTAGAAAAGTGAATAATAGTTTTGAAAAATTTTGTGATGCTATCTCTTATGTGTTTAACAAAATACTCTCGGATTAA
- the tilS gene encoding tRNA lysidine(34) synthetase TilS — translation MSISKSLVLNEIKKFSPSHIIIGYSGGVDSSVLLNISKELDIPLIAIYINHNLHRDSLKWQIHCQQTCQKYNLQFISHSLDKVPKGESFEAWASKQRMAFFQKIMQQYSKPLLLLGHHQDDQAETFLIQAIRGSGLAGLAGIPHYKELHHGGVLRPLLKYSKIEIEGFAKLNNISYIYDDSNEDIKYRRNLIRNQIIPILQQVNPNISQTLSRSANICAESNNILQKLLTERLQSISQDTNLIISELIKLDDDIQKNLLHLWFKQNTQQSLKSKQIKELHLAVNNPSTGWQIDISNYYQIHIQYNQLIIKYPTTINDISKEDIISWLSKNLNEEIDLTKIVIRDRKPDDKCKYRGRNKPNKLKILFQELQIPTTERSKAKIILKDQQIIAVYPFFICG, via the coding sequence ATGTCTATAAGCAAATCTCTTGTTTTAAATGAAATAAAAAAATTCTCGCCTTCTCATATTATTATTGGTTATAGTGGTGGCGTTGACTCAAGTGTTTTACTAAATATTAGCAAAGAATTAGATATTCCACTGATTGCAATTTATATTAATCATAATCTTCATCGTGACTCATTAAAATGGCAAATTCATTGTCAACAAACTTGTCAAAAATATAATCTACAATTTATTAGCCACTCATTAGATAAAGTTCCTAAGGGTGAGAGTTTTGAGGCTTGGGCAAGTAAACAAAGAATGGCATTTTTTCAAAAAATAATGCAGCAGTACTCTAAGCCACTACTTCTATTAGGACATCACCAAGATGATCAAGCCGAGACATTCTTAATTCAAGCTATACGTGGCTCGGGATTAGCAGGCTTAGCAGGTATCCCACATTATAAGGAACTTCATCATGGAGGTGTATTACGACCATTATTAAAATATAGTAAAATTGAGATTGAAGGGTTTGCTAAACTAAATAATATTTCATATATATATGATGATAGTAATGAAGATATAAAATACCGCAGAAACTTAATTCGCAATCAAATAATCCCGATACTACAGCAAGTAAATCCAAATATCAGTCAAACCCTCTCTCGTAGTGCAAATATTTGTGCAGAAAGTAATAATATTTTGCAAAAGCTCCTTACAGAAAGATTACAATCGATATCTCAAGATACTAATCTAATAATTAGCGAGTTAATAAAATTAGATGATGATATTCAAAAAAATCTTCTGCATCTTTGGTTTAAACAAAATACTCAACAAAGTCTTAAAAGTAAGCAAATAAAAGAGTTACATCTAGCTGTCAATAACCCCTCAACAGGTTGGCAAATCGATATAAGTAACTATTATCAAATTCACATCCAATATAATCAGCTTATAATAAAGTATCCAACAACTATCAATGATATAAGCAAAGAAGATATCATAAGTTGGCTTAGCAAAAATCTTAATGAAGAAATCGATCTAACCAAAATAGTAATTCGTGATAGAAAGCCTGATGATAAATGCAAATATCGTGGCAGAAATAAGCCTAATAAACTCAAAATACTCTTTCAAGAACTACAAATTCCTACCACTGAAAGATCAAAAGCAAAAATAATTTTAAAAGATCAGCAAATAATCGCTGTATATCCTTTTTTTATTTGTGGGTAA
- the serA gene encoding phosphoglycerate dehydrogenase, whose translation MSQLSLNKKKIPILLLEGIHSNAVESFKAAGYENIELLNTALEGQELIDKLKDFKIVGLRSRTQLTKEVLEQSDHLIAIGCFCIGTNQVDLKTAQSLGIPVFNAPFSNTRSVAELVLAEAILLIRNVIDKNAKAHRGEWLKSADNANEVRGKTLGIVGYGHIGMQLGVLAENIGLNVIFYDIEEKLPLGNACQVDSLATLLQQSDVVSLHVPQLPTTANMISTKEFALMKQNAVLINASRGNVIDIDALVDALTSSKLKGAAIDVFPKEPSSKGEIFESPLTGLDNVFLTLHIGGSTIEAQENIATEVSAKLIKYSDNGSTLNAVNFPELSLPSHRETHRILHIHQNIPGIINELNRILASKNINVEGQYLRTLENIGYVVMDIKSSSDEAKELIDEFKKVKATIKARYLV comes from the coding sequence ATGAGCCAGCTATCTCTTAATAAAAAGAAAATCCCAATTCTTCTCTTAGAAGGTATACACTCAAATGCAGTTGAATCATTCAAAGCTGCAGGATACGAAAATATCGAATTACTAAACACTGCGCTTGAAGGACAAGAACTAATAGATAAACTTAAAGATTTTAAAATTGTCGGCTTACGCTCTCGTACACAACTTACAAAAGAAGTCCTAGAGCAATCTGATCACCTTATAGCTATTGGTTGCTTTTGTATTGGTACTAATCAAGTAGATCTTAAAACTGCACAAAGCTTAGGTATACCTGTTTTTAATGCCCCATTTTCAAATACTCGTAGTGTTGCTGAGCTTGTCTTAGCAGAAGCTATTTTACTGATACGTAATGTAATTGACAAAAATGCTAAAGCTCACAGAGGTGAATGGCTTAAGTCAGCTGATAATGCTAATGAAGTAAGAGGTAAAACCTTAGGAATTGTTGGTTATGGTCATATCGGTATGCAGCTTGGAGTTCTAGCAGAAAATATCGGTTTAAATGTGATATTTTATGATATCGAAGAGAAACTACCTTTAGGTAATGCTTGTCAAGTTGATAGTTTAGCAACGCTATTACAACAATCTGATGTAGTTTCTCTACATGTACCACAGCTGCCAACTACTGCAAATATGATATCAACCAAAGAATTCGCTCTTATGAAGCAAAATGCAGTGCTTATCAATGCTTCAAGAGGTAATGTAATAGATATTGATGCTTTGGTTGATGCACTAACAAGCTCCAAGCTTAAAGGTGCGGCAATTGATGTTTTCCCTAAAGAGCCATCATCAAAAGGTGAAATTTTTGAAAGTCCTTTAACAGGCCTTGATAATGTTTTTCTAACACTACACATAGGTGGCAGTACTATAGAGGCACAAGAAAATATTGCTACAGAAGTAAGTGCAAAATTAATCAAATATTCAGACAATGGTTCAACATTAAATGCAGTAAACTTTCCTGAATTATCCTTACCTAGTCATAGAGAAACTCATCGAATCTTACATATTCATCAGAATATCCCAGGTATTATTAATGAGCTAAATAGAATTTTGGCGTCTAAAAATATCAATGTTGAAGGTCAATATTTAAGAACATTAGAAAATATTGGTTATGTTGTTATGGATATTAAATCAAGCTCAGATGAGGCTAAAGAACTTATTGATGAATTCAAAAAAGTTAAAGCTACCATAAAAGCCCGTTATTTAGTATAA
- a CDS encoding thymidylate synthase encodes MREYLNFLKYIKENGVLKGDRTGTGTRSIFGYQMRFDLQKGFPLVTTKKIHIPSVVHELLWFLSGSTNIKYLNDNNVRIWNEWATVDGELGPIYGKQWRDFNGQGIDQIADVIQMLKTNPNSRRILVSAWNPCVVPSEKISPQENVVKGNSALPPCHAMFQFYVANNKLSCMLTQRSADAFLGVPFNIASYSLLTHMVAQQCNLDVGEFIWSGGDCHIYNNHIEQVNEQLSREPLALPTLKILRKPNSIFDYKYEDFEFENYNHHPAIKAKISV; translated from the coding sequence ATGCGAGAATATCTAAATTTCCTTAAGTATATCAAAGAAAATGGCGTTTTAAAGGGTGATAGAACCGGTACTGGAACAAGAAGTATCTTTGGCTATCAAATGCGTTTTGATCTTCAAAAAGGCTTCCCATTAGTAACTACAAAAAAAATTCATATTCCTAGTGTTGTTCATGAATTATTATGGTTTTTAAGTGGTAGTACAAATATCAAATATCTTAATGATAACAATGTTAGAATTTGGAATGAGTGGGCAACTGTAGATGGCGAACTTGGTCCTATTTATGGCAAGCAGTGGCGTGATTTTAATGGTCAAGGTATAGATCAAATTGCCGATGTAATTCAGATGCTAAAAACAAACCCAAACTCACGTAGGATTCTAGTTTCAGCGTGGAATCCATGTGTTGTTCCATCAGAAAAAATCTCTCCACAAGAAAATGTTGTAAAAGGTAATTCAGCCTTACCACCATGCCATGCAATGTTTCAGTTCTATGTAGCAAATAATAAACTATCATGCATGCTTACGCAAAGAAGTGCTGATGCTTTTCTTGGAGTGCCATTTAACATTGCAAGTTATTCACTACTGACACATATGGTTGCACAACAATGTAATCTTGATGTTGGTGAGTTCATCTGGTCAGGTGGTGATTGTCATATTTACAATAATCATATTGAGCAAGTCAATGAACAGCTTAGTCGTGAGCCTTTAGCTTTACCAACACTAAAGATTTTAAGAAAACCAAACTCCATCTTTGATTATAAATACGAAGATTTTGAATTTGAGAACTATAACCATCACCCTGCCATCAAAGCAAAAATATCTGTATAA
- the lgt gene encoding prolipoprotein diacylglyceryl transferase, which produces MLQYPHINPVALQLGPIKIHWYGLMYLLGIFAGWYLTRYRAKVKPWAPIKPEQVGDLTFYVALGVILGGRIGYIIFYNLPYYFHNPSQMFFLWDGGMSFHGGFIGVLIAFALFARKIGANFFDLGEFVAPVIPIGLGAGRIGNFINGELWGKVTDSPLGMVFPTGGPLPRYPSQLFEFFFEGVVLFSVLWLVTIKKRPRYLVLGLFMFLYGCARFICEFFRQPDPQYGYIFFNWMTMGQILSIPMILLGAVILIAVFIKTRKNKCENI; this is translated from the coding sequence ATGCTACAATATCCTCATATTAATCCAGTTGCATTGCAGCTTGGTCCTATCAAGATTCATTGGTATGGTTTGATGTACCTACTTGGTATTTTTGCCGGCTGGTACTTAACTAGATATAGAGCAAAAGTTAAACCATGGGCACCTATCAAACCAGAGCAAGTTGGCGATTTAACTTTTTATGTTGCACTAGGTGTTATCCTTGGTGGTAGAATCGGCTATATTATCTTCTATAATCTTCCTTATTATTTCCATAATCCATCACAAATGTTTTTCTTATGGGATGGTGGAATGTCATTCCATGGTGGATTTATTGGGGTGCTTATAGCATTTGCCCTATTTGCACGTAAAATTGGTGCAAATTTCTTTGATTTGGGTGAGTTTGTTGCACCAGTTATACCAATTGGTTTAGGTGCTGGTAGAATAGGCAACTTTATCAATGGCGAGCTTTGGGGTAAAGTTACAGACTCTCCATTAGGTATGGTTTTCCCAACTGGAGGTCCTTTACCAAGATATCCATCACAGCTATTCGAGTTTTTCTTCGAGGGAGTTGTCTTATTTAGTGTTCTATGGCTTGTTACCATCAAGAAAAGACCCCGTTATCTTGTACTAGGACTTTTCATGTTTTTATATGGTTGTGCTAGATTTATCTGTGAATTTTTTAGACAGCCAGACCCGCAGTATGGCTATATATTCTTTAATTGGATGACTATGGGGCAAATATTATCAATCCCAATGATATTACTAGGAGCGGTAATTTTAATCGCAGTATTTATTAAAACAAGGAAGAATAAATGCGAGAATATCTAA
- a CDS encoding Rne/Rng family ribonuclease: MKRILINSKSGEETRIATLDNGKLIDLDIESVDREQKKANIYKGYISRIEPSLNAIFVNYGEEKNGFLPFKEVSEYYLKDVPNGENIAPLLSEGQELIVQIDKEERGDKGAALTTFITLAGSYMVLLPNNPEGGGISRRVEGEDRERLKKYLKELNIPKNMSVIARTACVECSFEELKHDFDTLVELWGSISQAYHRIKKPALLHKESDIIVRTVRDHLKEDVKEIIVDSKECFEDVKRQLSLLRQSFDINKVKLYNEELPLFAQFGIDQQIENAYKREIRLPSGGSIVIDTTEALVAIDVNSSRANKAEDVETTAFKTNLEAAEEVARQLRIRDLGGLVIVDFIDMSFYPNRKQVEEKLMEALQQDRARIQMSRISKLGLVEISRQRLSSSINESIMQKCPRCEGHGFIKTTQATALTILRKIRAEAIKEDTNEIRVQVPVDIAAYILNEKRDSIVEIERISQVKVMIIPNFNMESPKFQMQRIWGTSYKSNRTSSELIEDVYNIEIPKAGKKKIAAVDLNQAIENQAASNTQEQKPQTDAQVDIVTQNDKKQDDVTQQAKKKGFFARLFSGIFATDSKAAQQANNSAQKQQNKEQNFQRQQQHNKAQKDNNQRNERNNSNNKNERNKNRNNKGAKPQIAQENKPQKDNSQRSDLNANGNSNNDKNERNKNKSNNDKFDKKSNNRNSRSNNLNLNNAEEVIDIMQLKYQNQTAIAKTDNIKKVISKNPDEFISVMVKDVLENYDSLKDDGATKIATQEKIKTNKYLKFDTVSVDTEIALLNEVAKSNQTVGVEQITAETEESLSIVDKVDDITIPEVVVEQEKPAKVVKETNQTSEAKPKKEKQTTTKNNKKEKPAEKEMKQNQAKPEYINYSPAIDFESQALI; this comes from the coding sequence ATGAAAAGAATACTAATAAATAGCAAGAGTGGCGAAGAAACAAGAATTGCCACCCTAGATAATGGCAAATTAATAGATTTAGACATTGAGAGCGTTGATAGAGAACAAAAAAAAGCAAATATTTACAAAGGTTATATTTCAAGAATTGAACCAAGTTTAAATGCTATATTTGTTAACTATGGTGAAGAAAAAAATGGTTTTTTACCATTTAAAGAAGTATCAGAGTATTATCTAAAAGATGTTCCAAACGGTGAAAATATCGCACCTTTGCTTTCAGAGGGGCAAGAACTAATTGTTCAAATAGATAAAGAAGAACGAGGCGATAAAGGTGCAGCATTAACTACATTTATTACCTTGGCTGGTTCGTATATGGTGTTATTGCCAAATAATCCTGAGGGGGGTGGTATTTCCCGTCGTGTCGAAGGTGAAGATAGAGAAAGATTAAAAAAATATCTCAAAGAATTAAATATCCCAAAAAATATGAGCGTAATAGCAAGAACTGCTTGCGTTGAGTGCTCTTTTGAAGAATTAAAACATGATTTTGATACTCTAGTTGAATTATGGGGATCTATTTCACAAGCTTACCATAGAATCAAAAAACCAGCTTTATTACATAAAGAAAGTGACATTATTGTAAGAACAGTTAGAGATCACTTAAAAGAAGATGTTAAAGAAATCATCGTTGATTCTAAAGAGTGCTTTGAAGATGTCAAAAGACAGCTTAGTTTACTTAGACAAAGTTTTGATATAAACAAAGTAAAACTATACAACGAAGAATTACCATTATTTGCTCAGTTTGGTATTGATCAACAAATAGAAAATGCTTATAAAAGAGAAATTCGCCTACCATCCGGCGGTTCTATCGTCATAGATACTACAGAGGCACTTGTAGCAATAGATGTAAACTCATCTCGCGCTAACAAAGCCGAAGATGTAGAAACTACAGCATTTAAAACTAACCTAGAGGCTGCGGAAGAAGTTGCTCGTCAACTTAGAATTAGAGACTTAGGTGGTCTTGTTATAGTTGACTTTATTGATATGTCTTTCTACCCGAATCGAAAACAAGTCGAAGAAAAACTAATGGAAGCACTACAACAAGATAGAGCACGCATCCAAATGTCACGCATTTCTAAACTTGGACTTGTTGAGATCTCAAGACAACGTTTAAGTTCTTCAATTAATGAAAGCATAATGCAAAAATGCCCACGTTGTGAGGGTCATGGTTTTATCAAAACTACGCAAGCTACAGCACTTACCATCCTACGTAAAATCAGAGCAGAAGCCATTAAAGAAGATACCAACGAAATTCGTGTCCAAGTTCCTGTAGACATCGCAGCATATATACTAAATGAAAAAAGAGATAGTATTGTTGAGATTGAGAGAATTTCTCAAGTTAAGGTTATGATTATTCCTAACTTTAATATGGAATCGCCAAAGTTTCAAATGCAGAGAATCTGGGGTACTAGCTACAAATCAAATCGTACAAGCTCAGAATTAATAGAAGATGTTTATAATATTGAAATTCCTAAAGCTGGTAAGAAAAAAATTGCGGCTGTGGATTTAAATCAAGCTATTGAAAATCAAGCTGCTAGCAACACTCAAGAACAAAAGCCTCAAACTGATGCTCAAGTAGATATAGTTACACAAAATGATAAGAAACAAGATGATGTAACTCAACAAGCTAAGAAAAAAGGCTTCTTTGCTAGGCTTTTTAGCGGTATATTTGCAACTGATTCAAAAGCTGCTCAGCAAGCTAATAACTCAGCTCAAAAACAACAAAACAAAGAACAGAATTTCCAAAGGCAGCAACAACATAATAAGGCGCAAAAAGATAATAATCAACGTAATGAGCGTAACAATAGCAACAACAAAAATGAACGCAATAAAAATAGAAACAATAAAGGAGCAAAACCACAAATAGCTCAAGAAAATAAACCACAAAAAGACAATAGCCAGCGTAGTGATCTCAATGCTAATGGTAACAGTAACAATGATAAAAATGAGCGCAATAAAAATAAATCAAACAATGATAAGTTTGATAAAAAATCAAATAACCGTAACAGCAGAAGCAATAATTTAAATCTAAATAATGCTGAAGAAGTTATTGATATTATGCAACTTAAGTATCAAAATCAAACAGCTATTGCAAAGACAGATAATATCAAAAAGGTGATTTCGAAGAATCCTGATGAGTTTATCTCTGTAATGGTTAAAGATGTCTTAGAAAACTATGATAGTCTAAAAGACGATGGTGCTACAAAGATAGCTACCCAGGAGAAAATTAAAACTAACAAATACTTAAAGTTTGATACTGTATCTGTAGATACTGAAATAGCTCTACTTAATGAAGTCGCTAAATCAAATCAAACTGTTGGAGTTGAGCAAATCACAGCTGAAACAGAAGAATCTTTAAGTATCGTTGATAAAGTTGATGACATAACAATACCAGAAGTTGTAGTAGAGCAAGAAAAGCCAGCGAAAGTAGTTAAAGAAACTAATCAAACTAGTGAAGCTAAACCTAAAAAAGAAAAGCAAACTACTACAAAAAATAATAAGAAAGAAAAACCAGCTGAAAAAGAGATGAAACAAAATCAAGCTAAACCTGAATATATAAACTATTCACCAGCGATTGATTTTGAATCTCAAGCACTAATATAG
- a CDS encoding cysteine desulfurase family protein — MSLIYLDYAATTPLSQSVKNSMLNSITSDDDFFNSGSLTYQQAEIVSNKIEQARATIAQTLEVLPREVIFTSGATESNNLAIKGVAYAYKDRGRHIITSKAEHKAVLDVCKFLETQGFDVTYLDVNQFGEVDLEQLKKAITPQTILVSLMAVNNELGTKNNLIEIGKITKQKGVMLHVDAAQGYGKVDIDIKAMNIDLLSVSGHKLYAPKGVGFLYLRSKRPKVRLVKQIHGGAQEFNLRAGTLATYQIFALAIAVKEMFAKKQQNFEYVLEMRRVFLDIIQDLASIKINTDLENSYPGILSVTFLGVKGETLLALVDGVCMSMGSACNSQAVEPSHVLSAIGLTATQAESTLRISFGLQTNKKQVIQAANLLKEKVQLLRALSPQGEVNV; from the coding sequence ATGAGTCTTATTTATTTAGATTATGCTGCGACAACTCCTCTTAGTCAAAGTGTCAAAAACTCTATGTTAAACTCTATAACTAGTGATGATGATTTTTTTAATTCTGGATCATTGACATATCAACAAGCAGAAATTGTTAGTAATAAAATTGAACAAGCAAGGGCTACAATTGCACAAACTCTAGAGGTATTACCAAGGGAGGTCATTTTTACATCGGGAGCAACAGAGTCAAATAACCTTGCGATAAAAGGAGTAGCATATGCATATAAAGATAGAGGCAGACATATAATAACATCAAAAGCTGAGCATAAGGCAGTATTAGATGTATGTAAGTTTTTAGAGACACAGGGGTTTGATGTTACATACCTTGATGTTAACCAGTTTGGTGAGGTTGATTTAGAGCAGCTTAAAAAAGCTATCACGCCACAAACAATACTTGTAAGTTTAATGGCTGTAAATAATGAACTCGGGACAAAAAATAATCTTATAGAAATTGGTAAAATAACCAAGCAAAAGGGCGTGATGCTGCATGTTGATGCTGCCCAGGGTTATGGCAAAGTTGATATAGATATCAAAGCGATGAATATTGATCTATTATCAGTGTCTGGGCATAAGTTATATGCACCAAAAGGTGTTGGTTTTTTGTATCTAAGATCGAAACGACCAAAAGTTAGGCTTGTAAAGCAAATACATGGAGGGGCTCAAGAGTTTAATTTACGCGCAGGGACATTAGCAACCTATCAGATATTTGCATTAGCTATAGCCGTTAAAGAGATGTTTGCTAAAAAACAACAAAACTTTGAATATGTGTTAGAAATGCGTCGAGTTTTTTTAGATATTATTCAGGATTTGGCTAGTATAAAAATTAATACAGATCTTGAGAATAGTTACCCAGGTATTTTAAGTGTGACATTTTTAGGAGTAAAAGGTGAAACGCTATTAGCATTAGTTGATGGGGTTTGTATGTCAATGGGCTCAGCGTGCAATTCTCAGGCAGTTGAGCCTTCACATGTGTTAAGTGCCATAGGTTTGACAGCAACTCAAGCAGAGTCAACACTTAGAATATCTTTTGGGTTACAAACAAATAAAAAGCAAGTTATTCAAGCGGCAAATTTGCTAAAAGAAAAAGTACAACTTTTACGAGCTTTATCTCCTCAAGGAGAAGTAAATGTATAA
- the recO gene encoding DNA repair protein RecO: MQQLYDFYILHQRKYRENSLLVSVFTREFGKLSALIAINKKTTNLYQPLVKLRGQINLAKKADGLSKIYNIEFVESFYQKTYINLLSLQYINELIYLLLNYSHEEDVLFDKYDFILRNIDEANYRHLLRMFELELLNSLGQGIYVDSDIDGMLIQNDCNYIILPNGFRKDFSFAVNSISGSSLKKINQPLSSWSNDDLKAISRVTRVCVDYVLAGKQLKSRKLLVDYLNLKK, translated from the coding sequence ATGCAGCAGCTATATGATTTTTATATATTACATCAACGTAAATATAGAGAAAATTCACTACTTGTGAGTGTATTTACGCGTGAGTTTGGCAAGCTCTCAGCATTAATAGCAATTAATAAAAAAACTACTAACTTATATCAGCCATTAGTAAAACTAAGAGGACAAATAAACCTTGCTAAAAAAGCTGATGGTCTCAGTAAAATATATAATATTGAGTTTGTTGAGTCATTTTATCAAAAAACATATATAAACTTATTGTCACTGCAATATATTAATGAGCTTATATATTTACTTTTAAATTACTCTCACGAAGAAGATGTCCTCTTTGATAAATATGATTTTATCTTAAGAAATATCGATGAAGCAAATTATAGACACTTACTAAGGATGTTTGAGCTTGAGTTATTAAATAGTCTTGGTCAGGGTATCTATGTTGATAGTGATATTGATGGGATGTTAATACAAAATGATTGTAATTATATTATACTTCCAAATGGTTTTAGAAAAGATTTCAGTTTTGCTGTCAATAGTATCTCTGGTAGTAGTCTTAAGAAAATAAATCAACCACTAAGCTCGTGGTCAAATGATGATTTAAAAGCAATTTCTAGAGTTACTCGTGTATGTGTTGATTATGTTTTAGCTGGTAAGCAGTTAAAAAGTAGAAAGCTTCTAGTCGACTATTTAAATCTTAAAAAATAG